A part of Candidatus Electrothrix aestuarii genomic DNA contains:
- a CDS encoding nitrate reductase, with amino-acid sequence MAIQWHKSTCPYCGVGCGLQVGVEQGRIVKVQGMEEHPINKGRICALAAHLPPVFNAPGRLTQPLLRRNGQLVPVSWDEAVSSVAGDLNRIIEEHGPNAVAFYGGAANLTEEYYLMNKLMKGCIGTNNIECSTRLCMASSAAGFLSTLGADAPPTCYADIEQADLFYVAGNNMAITLPIIFLRLKKAAEKGAKVIVVDPRRTETAAIADIHLQIKPGTDVALNNTLAHTLLKEGFVDEESVDIRTSGLDELKIFLEKYTPSYGAEITGCPAEQIIAAARLIGSCKNMLTFWFQGYNHSTQAVFKNNSLHNLSLLTGNFCRPGAGPLSITGEANALGNRWVGALSHLLPGMRLVANPSQRQEVADFWNIPVENLQSTPGRSIIEIIQGLHEGSVKALWVTTTNPAASLPDTHWVEEGLKKAELLIVQDIFHPTETTQLADVVLAGAQWCEKTGTFISSERRIELVKKLVDPPGEAKTDCDIIIDVARAMGFEDEFSYSSPKEIFEEWKILTRGRICDMNGVTYERLEDAIGPQLPCPEKDHPGTERLFLDWRFPRADGRAALLGREYQEGAESTDSEYPFILVTGKLAGHFNTRTRTGRVEELRRQEPENYVEIHPQDAETLSMEENDVVEVASRRGRVLAKVRVADRILAGTVYMNMHFGNALQEPDNRLANILCTHAIDRHSKQPEYKITAVRMAKVQEDYESIAAAER; translated from the coding sequence ATGGCAATCCAGTGGCATAAGTCTACCTGCCCTTATTGTGGCGTCGGCTGCGGCCTACAGGTTGGGGTGGAGCAGGGACGTATTGTAAAGGTACAGGGCATGGAGGAGCACCCAATTAATAAGGGCCGCATATGTGCCTTGGCTGCTCATTTACCACCTGTGTTTAATGCACCGGGTCGACTCACCCAACCTCTCCTGCGCCGCAACGGGCAACTCGTTCCAGTCAGCTGGGACGAGGCGGTGAGTTCTGTCGCTGGCGATTTGAACCGAATTATTGAAGAGCACGGTCCTAATGCTGTGGCTTTCTACGGTGGCGCCGCGAACCTGACCGAAGAATATTATTTGATGAATAAGCTGATGAAGGGCTGCATCGGCACCAATAACATCGAATGCTCGACGCGCCTCTGCATGGCCAGCTCTGCTGCTGGCTTTCTTTCCACCTTAGGGGCCGATGCCCCCCCTACATGCTATGCAGACATAGAACAGGCAGACCTCTTCTACGTTGCTGGCAATAATATGGCGATCACCCTCCCCATCATTTTCCTGCGCCTGAAAAAAGCTGCCGAAAAGGGCGCCAAGGTTATAGTCGTTGATCCTCGCCGAACAGAAACAGCAGCCATCGCGGATATTCATCTCCAGATTAAACCAGGCACTGATGTAGCCCTGAATAACACCTTGGCCCATACTCTTCTCAAGGAAGGATTTGTTGATGAGGAAAGTGTGGACATTCGCACCTCCGGTCTTGATGAACTGAAGATCTTTTTGGAAAAATATACGCCCAGCTACGGTGCCGAGATAACCGGCTGTCCAGCAGAACAGATCATTGCAGCTGCCCGCCTTATCGGGTCTTGCAAAAATATGCTCACCTTCTGGTTCCAAGGGTATAATCATTCCACCCAAGCGGTCTTTAAAAACAACAGCCTGCATAATCTCTCGCTCCTGACCGGCAATTTCTGTCGCCCTGGAGCAGGCCCCCTTTCCATTACCGGTGAAGCTAATGCCTTGGGGAATCGCTGGGTTGGGGCACTCAGTCATCTCCTGCCGGGAATGCGCTTAGTTGCTAATCCCAGTCAACGCCAGGAGGTTGCAGATTTTTGGAATATTCCTGTGGAAAATCTCCAATCTACACCAGGTCGTTCTATTATTGAAATTATTCAGGGCCTACACGAGGGCTCAGTTAAGGCTTTGTGGGTAACAACAACCAACCCTGCGGCCTCTTTACCAGATACCCATTGGGTAGAGGAAGGCCTGAAGAAAGCTGAGCTACTTATTGTTCAGGATATATTCCATCCCACTGAAACAACCCAACTTGCTGATGTAGTGCTGGCAGGAGCCCAGTGGTGTGAAAAAACAGGGACCTTCATCTCCTCAGAACGACGCATTGAATTAGTCAAAAAACTGGTAGATCCTCCAGGTGAAGCAAAAACAGATTGTGACATCATCATTGATGTGGCCCGAGCAATGGGATTTGAAGATGAGTTTTCCTATTCATCACCGAAAGAGATTTTTGAAGAATGGAAAATACTGACAAGAGGTCGGATTTGCGATATGAACGGGGTGACTTATGAAAGGCTGGAAGACGCTATCGGGCCACAGCTTCCCTGTCCGGAAAAGGACCATCCCGGAACAGAACGTCTTTTCCTTGACTGGCGTTTTCCCAGGGCCGATGGACGAGCCGCCCTCTTAGGACGGGAATACCAGGAAGGCGCAGAGTCAACTGATAGCGAGTATCCCTTTATCCTTGTGACAGGAAAGTTGGCAGGTCATTTCAATACCAGAACCCGCACCGGGCGAGTAGAGGAACTACGCCGCCAGGAACCGGAGAACTACGTTGAAATCCATCCTCAAGATGCTGAGACACTCAGCATGGAGGAAAATGATGTGGTCGAAGTGGCCTCCCGGCGCGGCCGGGTCCTTGCTAAGGTACGGGTTGCTGACAGAATACTGGCAGGGACCGTGTACATGAACATGCATTTCGGTAATGCCCTCCAGGAGCCGGATAATCGCCTGGCCAATATTCTCTGCACCCATGCTATTGATCGTCATTCCAAACAACCTGAGTACAAAATAACTGCCGTGCGTATGGCAAAAGTACAAGAGGATTATGAGAGCATCGCAGCAGCAGAACGTTAA
- a CDS encoding adenylate/guanylate cyclase domain-containing protein — protein MIDSKTPMKKSWFSIFRNFPFTLTIIILVAAGVPALLFSSLLAKKIYQITREGAVKELNQQAESIALDLTNQLNGTASRLRILGRTGDMALAGYSELFGGDAAEDMGNFNTGNDLVAATYFIKKDTFLLDSKSPSMEEVVPDCVADIKLPSAVMQSLEQFFQKDSEKMQSQYIVSDFCDDNQKKDCDEGYDECRKDFFTKIIKRISDDERAKGETGPASKVAYSSNSLCRTGHGIAIIVPLATKEHVNSPITTLGAVIAIVPVEYLITKIYSRINPDSKRVFDLQLKDGTSLCNKKTNFPSVQDSQDELISSTPAPLGLSYTNQDTLAVEYRLVLSEPSAVRFTEVNETMITLIVLVLISLLVILVLAYFTANFIVSPLKDMKKIVNQYAAGDYSSFKGKIFFAEFANFTRLLERMGEKILDQLANLQEINSAYARFVPNDFLNYLQKESIIEVQLGDHVEKNMSVLFADIADFTTISERMSPKQNFTFVNSILNAIGPIIRNNNGFIDKYIGDAIMALFDKSPDDAIAAGIGLLNAVTAYNEKRKKAKYYTAPIKIRVGINTGHLMLGIIGEYGRMDGTVISDAVNLASRLEGLAKLYGASLVISGHTFYRLEKPLKYRIRELDLVAVKGKSQPVSVFEVLEGDESETMQKKRDCKKHFEKGVFLYRDKHFHRTRQIMQGILRDNPNDKAAQLYYDRCQENIEFGVPENWQAVTRLYQK, from the coding sequence ATGATTGATAGCAAGACGCCGATGAAAAAATCCTGGTTTTCCATCTTCAGAAATTTCCCTTTCACTCTGACCATAATTATTTTGGTTGCGGCCGGGGTACCCGCTCTTCTCTTCTCTTCCCTGCTTGCCAAAAAAATTTATCAAATAACAAGGGAGGGGGCAGTTAAGGAACTCAACCAGCAGGCAGAGAGTATAGCCCTTGACCTGACGAACCAGTTGAATGGCACAGCTTCCCGACTCCGTATTCTCGGAAGAACAGGTGATATGGCCTTAGCAGGTTATAGCGAGTTATTCGGTGGAGATGCTGCCGAGGATATGGGCAATTTCAATACAGGTAACGATCTGGTTGCTGCTACATATTTTATCAAAAAAGATACCTTCCTGCTGGACAGCAAAAGCCCTTCTATGGAGGAAGTCGTGCCGGACTGCGTAGCAGATATTAAGCTACCCTCTGCTGTTATGCAATCCCTGGAACAATTTTTCCAGAAAGATTCTGAAAAGATGCAGTCGCAGTATATCGTCTCTGACTTTTGCGATGACAATCAAAAGAAAGATTGCGACGAGGGTTATGACGAATGCAGAAAAGACTTCTTTACAAAAATCATCAAAAGAATCAGCGATGATGAGCGAGCAAAAGGCGAAACAGGCCCGGCAAGCAAAGTCGCATATTCCTCAAATAGCCTATGTAGGACAGGACACGGCATTGCGATTATTGTTCCGCTCGCGACAAAAGAACATGTTAACAGTCCCATAACAACCCTGGGTGCTGTTATTGCAATAGTGCCGGTTGAGTATCTCATTACAAAAATCTATTCCAGAATCAACCCCGACAGCAAGAGAGTTTTTGACTTGCAACTCAAGGATGGTACTTCTCTGTGTAACAAGAAAACCAACTTTCCTTCTGTTCAGGATTCTCAGGATGAGCTAATCTCAAGCACCCCGGCACCCTTAGGGCTCTCTTACACTAACCAAGATACGCTGGCAGTAGAGTACCGTCTTGTACTTTCCGAGCCCTCAGCTGTACGCTTTACAGAGGTCAACGAGACCATGATTACACTGATCGTTCTCGTTCTGATTTCCTTACTTGTTATCCTTGTATTGGCTTATTTTACAGCTAATTTCATTGTTTCTCCCTTAAAAGACATGAAAAAGATCGTCAACCAATATGCGGCTGGCGACTACTCATCCTTTAAAGGAAAAATCTTCTTTGCTGAATTTGCCAATTTCACCCGCCTTCTTGAACGAATGGGAGAGAAAATCCTGGACCAATTGGCTAACCTCCAGGAGATCAACAGTGCTTATGCACGCTTTGTGCCCAACGACTTTCTCAATTACCTGCAAAAAGAATCCATTATCGAGGTGCAACTGGGCGATCATGTGGAAAAAAACATGTCTGTTCTTTTCGCAGACATTGCTGATTTCACAACTATCTCGGAACGCATGAGTCCGAAACAGAACTTCACCTTTGTTAACTCCATCCTCAATGCCATCGGCCCTATTATTAGAAACAATAACGGATTCATAGATAAATATATTGGCGACGCCATTATGGCGCTCTTTGATAAGAGCCCGGATGATGCCATTGCTGCCGGGATTGGCCTCCTCAATGCCGTTACAGCCTATAACGAGAAACGAAAAAAAGCAAAATACTATACTGCTCCGATAAAAATTCGGGTCGGAATCAACACTGGTCATCTGATGCTGGGAATAATTGGTGAATACGGACGCATGGACGGGACTGTTATCAGCGATGCCGTTAACCTGGCTTCCCGCCTGGAGGGTCTTGCAAAGCTGTACGGGGCCTCGCTAGTAATCAGCGGGCACACCTTTTATCGGCTGGAAAAGCCTTTAAAATATCGCATCAGAGAACTGGATCTGGTTGCAGTCAAAGGAAAATCCCAACCTGTCAGCGTTTTTGAAGTATTGGAAGGCGATGAGAGCGAAACAATGCAAAAAAAGAGAGACTGCAAAAAACATTTCGAAAAAGGAGTCTTTCTCTATCGGGATAAGCACTTTCACAGAACACGGCAAATAATGCAGGGAATTCTCCGTGATAACCCAAACGATAAAGCAGCGCAGTTGTACTATGATAGGTGTCAGGAGAATATAGAATTCGGCGTCCCGGAAAACTGGCAGGCCGTCACACGACTCTATCAAAAATAA
- a CDS encoding extracellular solute-binding protein, whose translation MSSKYIIKGICIALFFFFASAAHSDEKKIYLWHKEATAKEFIRDICAEFSKKHGVQIKAEYIPVNHLKQALIKRALRGRMPEIALVPSDFVGLFSLINLSEVPASLNNPDIGENAYGTVRIGGKIYGAPILGGNHIMMYYNKKKVKTPATTWAELYAQKAALEQQGVKPIGWSYNDVYWFVGFMGPFGGWPMEGGEITLNTKAMQDALTFYKSLADKGLIPRDCNSNCGTKRFFKGDFAYALNGDWAYLQTEKELGQDFGVAVIPSIGTKPVTPMYSTHALVFPGKALQGPKRKILEQFTMTMQSEPIQRRWYTALKRLPVHKKVLNDFKQQADPNQRQFLRQLEIARAMPSEPSMSYAWEGIRKGFYRFLAGSLDAKQASALMQKVAESHD comes from the coding sequence ATGTCGAGTAAATATATAATAAAAGGCATATGTATTGCGCTCTTCTTTTTCTTTGCCTCGGCAGCTCATTCAGATGAAAAAAAAATCTATCTCTGGCATAAGGAAGCAACAGCAAAAGAATTTATACGCGATATATGTGCCGAATTCAGCAAAAAACACGGGGTGCAAATAAAAGCTGAATATATCCCTGTAAATCACCTCAAACAAGCCCTTATCAAGAGGGCCTTACGTGGTCGAATGCCCGAAATAGCACTTGTTCCCTCCGATTTTGTCGGACTTTTTTCCTTAATCAACTTATCAGAGGTCCCGGCGTCTCTTAACAACCCTGATATAGGAGAGAATGCCTATGGAACAGTGCGAATTGGCGGAAAAATATATGGGGCACCTATACTCGGGGGCAACCATATTATGATGTATTATAATAAAAAAAAAGTCAAAACACCTGCGACAACTTGGGCCGAGCTTTATGCCCAAAAAGCAGCATTGGAACAGCAAGGCGTAAAACCTATAGGTTGGAGTTATAATGATGTCTACTGGTTTGTCGGTTTTATGGGACCATTTGGGGGCTGGCCAATGGAAGGAGGGGAAATTACCCTGAATACCAAGGCGATGCAAGATGCTCTTACGTTCTACAAATCTCTTGCCGATAAAGGGCTTATTCCTCGGGACTGTAACAGCAATTGCGGTACAAAACGTTTTTTTAAGGGAGATTTTGCCTATGCCCTGAACGGTGACTGGGCTTATCTGCAAACAGAAAAGGAGCTGGGCCAAGACTTCGGCGTTGCAGTAATCCCATCAATCGGAACGAAACCTGTGACTCCGATGTATTCGACACATGCACTGGTCTTTCCTGGAAAAGCATTGCAAGGTCCAAAGAGAAAAATCCTGGAACAGTTTACCATGACCATGCAAAGTGAACCGATTCAACGACGCTGGTATACAGCACTGAAACGCCTTCCTGTGCATAAAAAAGTGTTAAATGATTTCAAGCAGCAGGCTGATCCCAATCAACGGCAATTTCTGAGACAGCTTGAGATTGCCAGGGCAATGCCCAGCGAACCCAGCATGAGTTATGCTTGGGAGGGAATCCGTAAAGGATTTTATCGCTTCCTCGCAGGAAGTCTTGATGCCAAACAAGCATCGGCCCTGATGCAAAAAGTTGCGGAATCTCATGATTGA
- a CDS encoding alpha-amylase family glycosyl hydrolase — protein sequence MIELAQVGAHVGLTGRNSLQLGLYLPGISTDKHYSLYADIIHSADQFSPDIEAVSVELTERDRQTGLWQFQGDINALPQIGSLGQPGRYLYRYRLHRDGQELIYSFADPYAVLSGSGTNSAFDFQVQDDFQWTDSAFSVPDISELIIYEMMVDDFANTFEGVLEKLIYLESLGVNCIELMPVTNIPEPYRWGYMPMSYFAIEERYGDANMLKRLVNACHERGIAVIHDAVYAHMHDEFCYHKVYRITEEENPMIGPFAADVFGIGTDFTKEFTFDYFTAVNRYFLDELHFDGFRYDYVPGIYDGPLGKGYSRLVYETYQYSKDIPRFRGGTHTRIIQVAEHLDMPKKIMQETYTTASKRWNPMLKAQDMLRDYGSVPEEFIDEILLIDVSDPWPREYRNEKDGDVFPVAPLQFLESHDRSRLMYIASEAEPLSDGGFDLFGRDRRNWHRLQPFAIALMTAEGVPLLWQGQEFGEIYGKDDIGGSRVLAARPLHWNFFYEREGRALVNLYRRLGKLRHQYSALRSRDSIFYRQYSKLDQGLVAYLRLPAQQNETSVLVLINFSDEDGTLRVPFSSGRWQEQLMSDKEMFEVDHSGDYEVHLPSNYGKIFVRID from the coding sequence ATGATTGAGTTGGCACAGGTCGGAGCCCATGTTGGGCTAACCGGTCGGAATAGTCTGCAACTCGGGCTGTATCTTCCAGGGATTAGCACAGATAAACACTATAGCCTTTATGCGGATATAATCCATAGTGCTGATCAGTTCTCTCCTGATATTGAAGCTGTTTCTGTTGAGCTAACAGAAAGGGATCGCCAAACTGGTCTCTGGCAGTTTCAGGGGGATATAAATGCATTACCCCAGATTGGTAGTCTAGGACAACCTGGGCGATATTTGTATCGTTATCGATTGCATCGGGACGGACAAGAGCTGATTTATTCTTTTGCCGATCCCTATGCTGTGCTGAGTGGAAGCGGAACAAATTCGGCCTTTGATTTTCAGGTACAGGATGATTTTCAGTGGACAGACAGTGCGTTTTCTGTTCCTGATATCAGTGAATTAATTATCTACGAAATGATGGTAGATGATTTTGCCAATACTTTTGAGGGAGTGCTGGAAAAACTCATTTATTTGGAGTCCCTGGGGGTAAACTGTATCGAATTGATGCCGGTAACCAATATTCCAGAGCCGTACCGCTGGGGCTATATGCCGATGAGTTATTTTGCCATAGAAGAACGTTATGGTGATGCCAATATGCTGAAAAGGCTGGTCAATGCCTGTCACGAGCGCGGCATTGCGGTGATTCATGATGCCGTCTATGCCCATATGCACGATGAGTTTTGCTATCATAAGGTATATAGAATAACAGAGGAAGAAAATCCTATGATAGGACCTTTTGCCGCTGATGTGTTCGGAATAGGGACTGATTTTACCAAGGAATTCACCTTTGATTATTTCACGGCAGTTAATAGGTATTTCTTAGACGAGCTGCATTTTGATGGTTTTCGTTACGACTATGTACCGGGCATTTATGACGGCCCTCTCGGGAAAGGCTACTCCCGGCTTGTTTATGAAACATATCAATACAGTAAGGATATTCCGCGCTTTCGTGGAGGAACGCATACGCGTATTATTCAGGTTGCTGAACATCTGGATATGCCGAAAAAAATTATGCAAGAGACCTACACCACGGCCAGCAAGAGATGGAATCCTATGCTGAAGGCGCAGGATATGTTAAGGGATTACGGCTCAGTACCAGAAGAATTTATTGATGAGATATTGCTCATTGATGTATCAGACCCCTGGCCCAGAGAGTATCGTAATGAAAAAGATGGTGATGTCTTTCCGGTCGCGCCCTTACAGTTTTTGGAAAGCCATGATAGGAGTCGTCTTATGTATATTGCCAGTGAGGCAGAACCCTTAAGTGATGGCGGCTTTGACCTGTTCGGACGGGATAGAAGGAATTGGCATCGCCTTCAGCCCTTCGCTATTGCCTTGATGACAGCAGAAGGGGTCCCTCTTCTTTGGCAGGGGCAGGAATTTGGGGAAATCTACGGGAAAGATGATATTGGTGGCTCACGGGTTTTGGCAGCCCGTCCTTTGCACTGGAATTTTTTTTATGAGCGAGAAGGGCGTGCCCTGGTGAATCTTTACAGGCGACTCGGCAAGTTGCGACACCAATATTCAGCTTTGCGGAGCCGCGATTCCATCTTTTATAGGCAATACTCAAAGTTGGACCAGGGTCTCGTTGCCTATCTTCGCTTGCCAGCACAACAAAACGAAACTTCGGTATTGGTTTTGATTAATTTCAGTGACGAGGACGGAACGTTACGTGTTCCATTTTCCTCAGGCCGTTGGCAGGAACAGCTGATGTCGGATAAGGAGATGTTTGAGGTTGATCACAGTGGTGATTATGAAGTTCATCTGCCTTCTAATTACGGGAAAATATTTGTTCGAATAGATTGA
- a CDS encoding ATP-binding protein: protein MKEIVILSGKGGVGKSSLTAALAHLLTENGKYRLTLADTDVDAPNLHIVLGAEFDRSTGVTASDKAIIDYDKCSRCMNCVSACAFDSIIGTEKPVIISYSCEGCGVCSLVCPEEAVSVHPVENGQINFVTSGTVRVVAGELGIGESSSGRLVDIVKRQARQEASLCGCDLLLTDGPPGIGCPVIAALKGADYAILVSEPTPSALSDLQRITEVVQGFKIPAGAVLNRSDMDPQSAQTTRDWLTGNELPLLGEIPYDPYLPQALARGDLGVKMYPDAPSSLAIKKLHKVVEGLLE, encoded by the coding sequence ATGAAGGAGATCGTTATTCTCAGTGGTAAGGGCGGGGTGGGCAAATCCTCACTGACAGCGGCCCTGGCTCACCTGCTGACAGAAAATGGAAAATATCGCCTTACCTTGGCTGACACGGATGTTGATGCGCCCAATCTCCACATTGTGCTGGGAGCCGAGTTCGACCGCAGCACAGGAGTCACAGCCTCGGACAAGGCAATAATTGACTATGATAAATGCAGCCGATGCATGAATTGTGTAAGCGCCTGTGCCTTCGACTCTATTATAGGTACAGAGAAACCTGTCATCATAAGCTATTCCTGCGAGGGCTGCGGGGTATGCTCTCTGGTTTGCCCAGAAGAGGCGGTCTCGGTTCACCCGGTAGAAAACGGTCAGATTAACTTTGTAACCTCAGGAACTGTTCGGGTGGTGGCTGGAGAATTAGGAATCGGTGAGTCCAGCTCAGGACGGTTGGTGGATATCGTTAAACGGCAGGCACGCCAGGAGGCCTCTCTGTGCGGCTGCGACCTGCTGCTCACAGATGGCCCTCCAGGAATAGGTTGCCCGGTGATAGCAGCATTAAAAGGTGCGGATTATGCCATCCTGGTCAGCGAACCCACCCCATCTGCCTTGAGCGATCTGCAACGAATTACCGAGGTGGTTCAAGGATTCAAGATACCTGCCGGTGCCGTGCTCAATCGAAGCGATATGGACCCGCAATCCGCTCAAACAACACGGGACTGGTTGACCGGGAACGAGCTCCCTTTACTCGGCGAAATCCCCTATGATCCCTATTTGCCCCAGGCCTTAGCTCGGGGGGACCTGGGTGTGAAGATGTATCCAGATGCTCCCTCATCTTTGGCAATAAAAAAGCTGCATAAGGTGGTGGAAGGCTTATTGGAGTAA
- a CDS encoding P-loop NTPase, with protein MNKRLHPEIIRHFHNTSFSTPIIGITGGKGGVGKSTVAVNLAAAFVAQGKKVALVDADVDAPNDSLLLGIPLENPQPVTIMQPIFDSAQCTDCQKCVKACQMNSLFRPKEKSITLMGECNGCEACYLVCPAGAISQGSHSVGTLYKTKRGKLTLYTGALQPGLAESALIVNAVRDAAFADAELFDIILVDTAPGTHCNVIGALKGAKHVLAVTEPTPLGSHDLELILSLLDMFSIQRSVVINRANLPGQKEKVEQAAQAASAAIAAEIKLDKDLLAGYLKGTPVVDLLPNSAAAEIFLKMTDHLTATYLSPHNQTQQEQQL; from the coding sequence GTGAATAAAAGACTGCACCCGGAAATCATCAGACATTTTCATAATACATCCTTCAGTACGCCGATCATTGGCATTACTGGTGGTAAGGGCGGGGTAGGCAAATCGACCGTGGCGGTAAATCTGGCTGCGGCCTTTGTTGCCCAGGGCAAAAAAGTTGCTCTTGTTGATGCAGACGTGGACGCACCTAACGACAGCCTCCTCCTTGGTATTCCCCTGGAAAATCCTCAACCGGTCACAATCATGCAGCCAATCTTTGACTCGGCTCAATGTACGGACTGCCAGAAATGTGTCAAGGCCTGCCAAATGAACAGTCTGTTCCGCCCCAAGGAGAAAAGCATTACCTTGATGGGGGAATGTAATGGCTGCGAAGCCTGCTATCTGGTTTGCCCAGCAGGTGCGATCAGCCAAGGAAGTCACTCCGTCGGTACGCTGTACAAAACCAAGCGAGGTAAGCTCACCCTCTACACCGGGGCTCTGCAACCGGGTCTGGCAGAAAGTGCCTTGATAGTCAATGCGGTCAGGGACGCTGCCTTTGCTGATGCAGAACTCTTTGACATTATCCTGGTGGATACAGCCCCAGGCACGCATTGCAATGTGATCGGCGCATTAAAAGGGGCTAAGCATGTGTTGGCTGTTACTGAACCAACCCCCTTGGGCTCCCATGACCTTGAGCTCATCCTCTCGCTTTTAGATATGTTCAGCATCCAACGAAGCGTTGTGATTAACCGAGCCAACTTGCCAGGACAGAAAGAAAAGGTCGAGCAGGCAGCCCAAGCTGCTTCAGCTGCTATTGCAGCGGAAATCAAACTGGATAAGGACCTCCTGGCTGGTTATCTGAAAGGAACACCAGTAGTTGATCTTCTGCCCAATTCAGCGGCAGCAGAAATCTTTCTGAAAATGACAGACCATCTGACAGCCACTTACTTATCCCCACATAATCAAACTCAACAGGAGCAGCAGTTATGA
- a CDS encoding NifB/NifX family molybdenum-iron cluster-binding protein translates to MKLCITAAGNDLNAATDAAFGRAPWFVLIDIESGTTQGIENSNSQASQGAGIAAAQTMSEHGVDAVLTGRLGPKAKAALEASGVGMYEGLEKSTVAEALEQFRAGEYGAYNQAETDTPASPSPASESSNARQCSGPGATRSQGGGYGMGQGQGRGQGQGKGGCGCGKGTGTGNGQGRRRGQ, encoded by the coding sequence ATGAAACTCTGTATTACCGCAGCTGGAAACGATCTGAACGCAGCAACAGACGCCGCCTTTGGCAGGGCCCCTTGGTTTGTTCTTATTGATATAGAATCAGGGACAACCCAGGGCATTGAAAACAGCAACTCTCAGGCTTCACAAGGTGCTGGCATTGCGGCAGCTCAAACCATGAGCGAACACGGGGTCGATGCCGTACTTACAGGCAGATTGGGGCCTAAGGCAAAAGCAGCCCTTGAGGCATCCGGGGTTGGAATGTATGAAGGATTAGAAAAGTCTACCGTAGCCGAAGCCCTGGAGCAATTTCGAGCAGGAGAGTATGGAGCTTACAATCAGGCCGAGACCGACACGCCTGCTTCACCCTCCCCTGCTTCGGAATCATCCAACGCAAGACAATGCTCAGGACCAGGAGCAACTCGTAGCCAAGGGGGCGGATATGGTATGGGACAAGGGCAGGGTCGGGGCCAGGGCCAAGGAAAAGGAGGCTGCGGTTGCGGCAAGGGCACAGGCACAGGCAATGGTCAGGGCCGCAGGAGGGGACAGTGA
- a CDS encoding malate dehydrogenase: protein MDITVIGAGGSVGRVLTQLIISERLLDREKHLMLLGNPTGSSRRHLPGFSVDLLDAYAGLCPHIDVEFDSTAIQGDLIVMAAGKTFPVDISHAGSNRDMLAQENAPIFEHYASNLARYGHGHEIVICVSNPNELAVSIFAKHLGPKRVIGMGAFLDSQRFKKEIAISLGISRQRVHAFMLGEHGQNMVPLWSGVHIYGFSDEQLSEVFLKIRKECPLNQLFAKVARVRKEITAMMSEGKISECYEMVSQYPPDIRAIVKPFITHFSGMLHIPRKVVDTFRKNCAKLSGQDKPNSIATV, encoded by the coding sequence ATGGATATAACTGTTATTGGAGCGGGAGGATCTGTAGGGCGCGTACTCACTCAATTAATTATTTCAGAACGGTTACTTGATAGAGAAAAACACTTGATGCTCCTCGGAAATCCTACAGGATCGAGTAGAAGGCATTTGCCGGGATTCTCGGTGGACTTATTAGATGCCTATGCAGGACTGTGTCCACATATTGATGTGGAATTCGATTCTACAGCAATACAAGGGGATTTGATTGTCATGGCAGCGGGAAAAACCTTCCCGGTTGATATCAGCCATGCAGGCAGTAACCGAGACATGCTTGCGCAAGAGAATGCTCCTATATTCGAGCATTATGCCTCTAACTTGGCACGATATGGGCATGGTCACGAAATAGTTATCTGTGTTTCGAATCCTAACGAACTTGCCGTATCCATTTTTGCCAAACATTTAGGACCGAAACGGGTCATTGGCATGGGGGCTTTTCTCGATTCGCAGCGGTTTAAAAAGGAAATAGCGATCAGTCTTGGTATTTCAAGGCAACGTGTTCATGCATTCATGCTTGGTGAGCATGGGCAAAACATGGTTCCCCTGTGGAGTGGTGTTCATATTTATGGCTTTAGCGATGAGCAATTGAGCGAGGTTTTTTTGAAAATACGGAAGGAATGCCCACTGAATCAGCTTTTTGCAAAGGTTGCGCGAGTGAGAAAGGAGATTACGGCGATGATGTCGGAAGGGAAAATCAGTGAATGCTACGAGATGGTTTCTCAGTATCCACCAGATATTCGCGCAATCGTGAAGCCATTTATCACCCATTTTTCCGGCATGCTTCATATACCCCGAAAAGTAGTTGACACTTTCCGCAAGAACTGTGCCAAGCTATCGGGACAGGACAAGCCTAATAGTATCGCAACAGTTTAA
- a CDS encoding transposase, producing the protein MYLWCAFQCRLEIAPTLKTKGFQVVPKRWIIERTFGWFQWDRRLMIDYERQAQSAETMVYIASIRKMLNRYK; encoded by the coding sequence ATCTATTTATGGTGCGCCTTTCAGTGCCGGTTGGAAATCGCTCCCACCTTGAAGACTAAAGGGTTTCAAGTGGTGCCGAAACGCTGGATTATTGAAAGGACCTTCGGCTGGTTCCAATGGGATCGAAGACTGATGATCGACTACGAGCGACAGGCGCAATCAGCCGAAACTATGGTTTACATAGCATCAATCAGGAAGATGCTAAATAGGTATAAATAG